The sequence below is a genomic window from Nitrososphaerota archaeon.
CTTAGTTATCATATGTAGATTTGCAAGGTTTTCAATTATGGGGATATCTGCACCAAGAAGTATGTTGTGGGCTGGGAATTTTGCTGAATCCGGATGATCCAAGTTAGGAGTGTCTATGCCGACCATCTTTACACGCTTATTCACTAAATATTGAGCAGCGTCAGCAGAGAGCCCGGGATTCGATTTAACATACTTCTCCCTCTTCCAGTACTTGTCCCAGCCAGTTCTAAACAAGACAATTTCATTTCTTGCGATTTTGTTTCCGCGCTCTGCATTCTTGATATCCTTGCCTTCCATCAACATTCTCTCGCCGAAATCTGTCAAATCGAGTATTCTCGCTTTGCCTTGAAACGTTTCTAAGCTGATCTGGTCTACGCTCTTCCTGTTCCTGATAAAGTGTGAGGGAGCATCTATATGAGTTCCAGTATGCTCCACCATGAACAAAGCATTCGTAGCGAAACCATGCGCTTCTATAGTAGTCCAAGGATAGATTATCGGTTGAGGATCAATAGGGAACATGGACATCTTGGGCTCTATTGATTGCGTCAGGTCAATTATCAATCACTGCTTAATAGCAGTAAGAGGTTAATGAATTTGAAGGCAAATTCTAAATAATAGCCTAGAACAGCATGTCTGCTACGGAAAATGGCACAGTTTGCGAGGATAAAACTGACAAGTTCAAACTTGGAGAACCTTGAGCAGGTATGCAAGGAGATCAAGGGCATTACTGAAAAGACCGGCGTCAAGGTCAAGGGTCCTCAACCATTACCAACCAAAAAACTGAAGATCACTACAAGGAAGGCTCCATCTGGACAGGGTACTCATACCTATGATCATTGGGAGATGCGAGTCCACAAAAGGTTGATTGATCTGGATGCTGATGATCGGACTATGCGCCAATTGATGAAGATCAGGGTTCCTGAAGATGTTTTTATTGAGGTAAATCTGCGGGCAAGGTAGCTCAATAGGTTTTATATTCAATTCCAGCAAGAAATATCGCTTTTGGAAAAGTTCGTTCAGGACGTTGCAATCATTACTGAGAAGCTCTGCAGGGACGAAGGTAACCATGTATCAAACGAATTGAACAGGCTAAGGAAGAAACTTGTAATCCTGTACAGAAAGGGTGTCGTCAAAATCAATCACAGCGTCATGGAACTGGTTTGCGCAAAGCACCTTATCAAGAAAGGCTATTTCGTAGATACGGAGAAGCAGGTGAGCGACATTCTTGTCTGCGACCTGTTCGCTAAAAAAGGTGAATCGACTGAAGTTGTCGAGATAGAAACTGGCTTCGTCCCTCCAGATCATGCTTTAGACCCTGTCCAGTCAGGCACGGCAAGGATTGCTAGCAAGATTGCAAGGTACAGCCAGTTTGCAGAGAAGTTTTCTCTTGGCACTCCTCCACATAACCTTCTCCTTATCCCAGAATTGTTTCTGCTTCCATCACGTTTCAGGAAAATGGATGACATTGAAAAATTGAAGAGACTGCTCGACAAGTATTATACCTCTCCAGAGATTAGAATTGAGCAGATTGCAAATGCGAGGCTGCAGATGATATACATTGTAAATGCAGATACCGGTCAGACTGTTGAAGTTGATCCTTTAGAGTATCAGAGAATTGCAAAGATGGCAGGATTTGCTAAATAATACCAGCTATTTCAGAACAGATATGATACTTTCGACTATCTTTTGCATCTCTTCTTTCGAGACAGTTGGACGGTTTCGCATTGCAGAATGAATCGGGCCTCCTCCGTCTCCTTTCGATCTGGGGATTATGTGGACATGGATGTGCGGTATCTCCTGACCACTCTCGGGTCCGTTGTTAATGCCTATCAGACTTGAAGCAGTACCTGTCGCTATTTGCACGTATTTTGTCAGCTTCCAGACTGTCTTGAAGAGTATTTCTAATTCCTTTTCGCTTAATTCTTCTATCTGTCTAACATGCATCTTCGGAATTACTAGGGTGTGACCTTTGGAGAGAGGGTTAATATCCAAAAATGCCAGAGTGTTATTATCCTCATAGACCTTGTAAGCAGGAATTTTTCCAGACACTATTTTGCAGAAGATACAGGATTCTGACAATTATACCAATTGCTTCTTGTCAGCCGTAATAGAAATGATTTTTTGCTTGTCTGACACAAGTTTATTCTTACGCCTCTCGATGACTTGTAGCGAGGGTTAACATCATAGGTGGTAGGTATGACTACCACTATATCATGCCTTTGTCCTCATCTTTTAGGTTTAACAGTAATCTCTTGTTTCTTATCGATGCCATATTCCTCATCGCTCACCATTCTTGCTCTACTGAAGTCAGAGTTTAGATGAATTGCTATATGCACTGTCTCCTTGTCTGGGGCTGCTCCGTGCCAGTGTATCTCACCCGGCTCGAAGAATACAATATCACCAGCCTTAATCTCCTTTACAATTTGCCTGCCTGACCTATTTACACCAACCCTTCCCTTACCCGAAAGAACGATCAAAACTTGTCCACTAGGATGGTTGTGCCAATGCGATCTTGACTTGGGTTCGGAAGTTACACGAAGTATTCTCAAAGGCACGGACTTCAGGTCGTTTATCCAGACCTTCCCTGTGAAACGTGTTCGATCTTGTAACTTTCCCCTCCCCTTTGGGTGGAGTATTTCCATGAAAAACGCTATTCTTTGTGCAGGAATTTAGACTTTCAGTTCAAAGAAGAATACAAGAGATTTGACGCCGGGAGTCGGATTCGAACCGACGAGTCCCCGAAGGGACACGGGCTCTCAAGGCTTACGCTCCTCTTTTAGAGGATCCGCGCAATATTGTGGACATGAGTTGGCCACTCTGCCATCCCGGCACGCAGATATCGTTCCCGATTTCTCCACCTAAATATTATTAGCTCATAATCATACTATAGTACTCTACTAACCGGAATAATTCTATTGCAAGGACTGATGAGGGGCAGAATTAACAGTCAATTAACAGCGCCCCATAAAGACAAGTTTCTATTCTTTGCCTCATCACTACCCTCTCCTAGCTCCCTATACGGGGGGTTATACGTGCGCATATTCTGGATTATAGCCCCTGTCAATGGAAGCTAACCTAAGGGTACTAGCTGGGCAGATCTAGAGCTGCCTTCTGCTGTCTATGTATGTCTTGATGATGAACTCCTTGAGATTTAACGGATTGTCGATGTAGACAATCTTTGTATAACCATTGAGCTTCGCCATGTTTTCGCATATAGCCTTCAGCGCAGGGTTCCTGTCCAGCATCACTATGTTCATTCGTATGCCTTCCTTCCCAGCAAGGTAAGCCGCTCTGTACATGTTCTCTATAGGCGATTGATCCCTGTTGTAAGAAACTGTAGGCTCGCTGTCAGTAAGCAAGAAGACATTCCTGTTCCCCTCTTCCTTCGACAGTACCTGTATACAATAGTCCAGAGCCCTGCCGATGTCTGTCTGGCCATGCGGTCTGAGCCGGAGTATCTGCCCTTCCAGTACCAACATTGGTTCATCGTTGTAAGCAACTATACGCAGCTTATCCTCCTTGTACTCTTCCTCCAGGAGCTGCCCCAGAGCGAGTCCAGCCATTACGCACCCTTTGTACTTGTCGCCGTACATCGAGCCTGAAATGTCCATGAGTATTATATTTGATGAGCTTGATCTATGATGAGGAATCCTGGCCTTGAAATCATCGTTTTGTATGCGCATCTGCTCAGGGTCTCTAAAGGAAACCCCGACAAGAGTTTCCTGGAGGTCAAGGTTGTCAAAGCTGTGCTGAAACTCGTCAAATTCTGAAATTATGTTAGAAGAAGAGAGCCCTGCACCTATTTTGAAAGTTTCGTGTTCTCCGAAACCCATCTTTTCAAGGTTTGCAAAAACCTCTTCAAGGAGTCTTTTTGCTATGAGCCTCTCGCTCTGAGCTGTAAATTCTGCATGACCAAGGTAGACCTTCGGATGCATAAGGTGCTTCTCCCACTTTAGATCGATGTATCCCTCTTCCGAGAGGTACTCCATGACCTTGCGAGGAAAATTTTTCAGCAATTGTTTCATGGGAAGGTCTGAAGGGTTTATCTCGCCCTTCTCTATCATTTCTACTATGCTCCGCCAAGCAACTTCTCTGGCTCTTTCCCTCTTTGCATAGTCCTTGATCCAAGAGCGGTAGAACCAGTTTCCTTCAAGCTCCCCCAGCCATTCCTGCAGCGACTCCTCCCTTATGTCACTGGATTTGCTCATCAAATCCTCGATCATCTGCTCAAAGTCGTTTGTGTCATTTTGCTGCTCAATACCTTCAGGGTTGAACAGTCCGTAAATCAGGTCGTCTACAAACTTCTGCCCCAGAACATTGGACAGGCGTTCAGACTTCCCTTGAGTTTCACTGCACCCTTCACATTCGCCCTTCATCAACCCTCTCCCTCATCACATAGCCCCCATTCTTCCTTTCTACAAAGCGAGGAGTGCAGACCGCAATCGAATGTATCAGCATCTCCAGCGCAGAGAGGAACGTTTCGTCGCCTACATCTCCAGCAATTGTGCTGACTACTGATGAAATTACAGTACTTTGCCTTATTCTTCCAGTAATCACACCTTCTATTGCAATGTATCTCTCGCCGTTGCGCTGATCTGCATTACCATAAAGATCTGCATAGAATTGGTCGAACAGCTCGTCAGGAATCTTGTCGTAGACTTCTTTCGCAGTCCTCCTTATGGCTTCTTCAACCAGAGCCCTGACTATCTCTTTCTTGCTCTCCCTAACTCCAAATTCCACCTCTATCCTTCCAGCAAGTGCCAGCACGACGTTTTCAAACTCCCTGCCGTAATCTACGAACAGAGCTACTTGCCTCCCGCTCCTGACCGCCTTGGACTCCACATGATCCATCAACTTGATCGTAGCTCTGCATGATGGCACTGTTTGGATCTTCTTCGCAATGTCGCTCTCTTCCTTGTCCCTGCCCAACCTTACAGCCCTTGCAAGTATGCGCAGGTGCCATTCTGGTATTCTTGGCTCTTGATTCTGAGCCTTTTTGACGTACATGTTTCTCTTTCCTATCTCAATCTCCTCCTCAAGACTTTCAGGAGGACCGATTTCTATCGATTCCATTCTATCCAGCAGCGGCTCTTTTATCGGCGATGTCCCCCTGTAATTTGCAGGATTGGTAGATGCTATTTCTATCGTAGATATTTTGAATGGGAGTATATCCCCTTCCGTTGTAGTTACCTGACCCTCCTCAAAGAGTTCGTGCAATAACGTCTGGAGAGATGTTGGCACGGCTCCGAGCTCATCGAAATAACCCACGCCTCTGTTAGCTTTCAGGGCCCTGCCAGGGATGAAGACCTCTGGATGATCAAGGTCATAACCCTCCCTGATCTTTTGGATTGATAACCCTCCAACGAGCTGCCTTGTCGTCATCATAGGATCTCCAGGTACCCTAACCCAGACCCTTGGAGCAAATATCAGATCCACCCTTTCTTCATATGTAAGTTTGGCCTTGCACGAAAAGCAGATCGGCGTTGCTGGATCGTCGTAAATCTTGCACCCCTTTATAGTCAGGATCTTTTCTGGAAGAAGCTTCCCAATGGCTTTTGCAAGTGTTGTCTTGCCATAACCTCTCTCCCCCCTTAGCAGGATAGGTGATCCTGAAAAGAGGGCTTCTTTGACCAGCTCCTTCTCGAGCTCCTTTCCTACAATATCAGGGAAAGGGTCCGCGTTCTCCTTTTCAAGAGCAGCGATCTTCTCTCTGACGTAATCAACCGGTGTCTTCGAATGGTAGTCTGAGTGGGGCTTCTGCCAGATGTCTATCTGTTCACCTTCTAGGTAAAATCTGGGGCCATTGCTGGAGCTGAGCCTTACAGTTTCGAAGACCAGAGAGTCTATATCCTTCCTGCTGCCCAAGTGCTGAGTTAATCTTACAATTTCCTTATATCTTGTGTGGTTTCAAGGGTTCTAAAACACTACCGTAATATCTGGGCTGTTTGTATCTTTGTGGCGGGACTGGACAAATGGCCAAAGTTGAGCTCGATGATATTGATGTCAAGATATTACGGGAGTATTTGAAAGATGCTCGGCTATCCTACAGGGAAGTTGCCAGAAGGGTCAGCGTTGCTGTTGGGACTGTAATGGCTAGGACGAAGAGGCTTGAAGCTGAAGGTCTGATTAAGAGTTATACTGCAATTCTTAACCACGAAAAACTCGGATACGACCTAACTGCTGTTACAGAAATTACTGTTTCTAAAGGAAAACTGGTAGAAATGGAGAGGGAGATTGCAAAGATGCCTGTTGCCTGTGCCGTATATGATGTGACAGGTCTTACTGATGCTCTGATCATAGCAAAGTTCAGAAGCAGGCAGGAATTGAATGATTTTACAAAGGCCCTTCTTTCAATGCCCTTTGTGGAGAGGACGAATACACATATAGTTTTGACGACCGTAAAGGAAGACTTTAGGCTCCCGCCTTAATGCTCGATAAAAGATTCGTACCCCTGCTTTCTTGATTACGTCTTTTATCGCAGTTTCGCTGATCTTCGCAGAATCAAAATCAACATAGGCAGCATTCATTAGGAAATTGACTCCTACAGACTCTATGCCTTCCCTCCCTTCCAGGACTTTCTCTGCGATTTTGGCGCAGCTAGCACAATCCA
It includes:
- a CDS encoding Lrp/AsnC family transcriptional regulator gives rise to the protein MAKVELDDIDVKILREYLKDARLSYREVARRVSVAVGTVMARTKRLEAEGLIKSYTAILNHEKLGYDLTAVTEITVSKGKLVEMEREIAKMPVACAVYDVTGLTDALIIAKFRSRQELNDFTKALLSMPFVERTNTHIVLTTVKEDFRLPP
- a CDS encoding 30S ribosomal protein S10 yields the protein MAQFARIKLTSSNLENLEQVCKEIKGITEKTGVKVKGPQPLPTKKLKITTRKAPSGQGTHTYDHWEMRVHKRLIDLDADDRTMRQLMKIRVPEDVFIEVNLRAR
- a CDS encoding cupin domain-containing protein, whose product is MEILHPKGRGKLQDRTRFTGKVWINDLKSVPLRILRVTSEPKSRSHWHNHPSGQVLIVLSGKGRVGVNRSGRQIVKEIKAGDIVFFEPGEIHWHGAAPDKETVHIAIHLNSDFSRARMVSDEEYGIDKKQEITVKPKR
- a CDS encoding HIT family protein: MSESCIFCKIVSGKIPAYKVYEDNNTLAFLDINPLSKGHTLVIPKMHVRQIEELSEKELEILFKTVWKLTKYVQIATGTASSLIGINNGPESGQEIPHIHVHIIPRSKGDGGGPIHSAMRNRPTVSKEEMQKIVESIISVLK
- a CDS encoding heavy-metal-associated domain-containing protein; amino-acid sequence: MISFLYGNMLLTSSRIKLKIIGMDCASCAKIAEKVLEGREGIESVGVNFLMNAAYVDFDSAKISETAIKDVIKKAGVRIFYRALRREPKVFLYGRQNYMCIRPLHKGH
- a CDS encoding cyclase family protein, with translation MIIDLTQSIEPKMSMFPIDPQPIIYPWTTIEAHGFATNALFMVEHTGTHIDAPSHFIRNRKSVDQISLETFQGKARILDLTDFGERMLMEGKDIKNAERGNKIARNEIVLFRTGWDKYWKREKYVKSNPGLSADAAQYLVNKRVKMVGIDTPNLDHPDSAKFPAHNILLGADIPIIENLANLHMITKKTCQFIAIPLKIGKGTGSPVRAVAILN